The following are encoded in a window of Magnolia sinica isolate HGM2019 unplaced genomic scaffold, MsV1 ctg348, whole genome shotgun sequence genomic DNA:
- the LOC131236245 gene encoding probable LRR receptor-like serine/threonine-protein kinase At3g47570, protein MNSNRTNRYDTTEYGMGGKASTHGDVYSYGILLLEMITRKRPTDDMFKDNLSLHHLEKSAFPEQVMEIIDPRLLQEDAQAINLRNILEAKSSQQLA, encoded by the exons ATGAACTCAAACAGGACGAATAGATATGACACAACAG AGTACGGGATGGGTGGTAAGGCATCCACACATGGAGATGTTTACAGTTATGGGATCCTTCTATTGGAGATGATCACAAGAAAGAGGCCAACAGATGACATGTTTAAGGACAATTTGAGCCTTCATCACTTAGAAAAATCAGCTTTTCCAGAGCAAGTAATGGAGATTATAGATCCAAGACTTCTCCAAGAAGATGCTCAAGCTATCAACTTGAGAAATATTCTTGAAGCAAAAAGCTCGCAAcaactggcttga
- the LOC131236244 gene encoding signal peptidase complex subunit 2-like, with product MIIYKKEKNAILFTYPLPGSFNSTGLVVSSKLPRFSDLYTLSVASADPKSVSSNKAVHFTKSFTKWLVHLIYFQISPSRDGMPESSFWHGAIVLRMRCIYCKLGFSVCTSGDARQKRKKIVQVVITVQ from the exons ATGATCAtctacaaaaaggaaaagaatgcGATCCTTTTCACTTATCCTCTTCCa GGATCATTCAACAGCACTGGACTGGTAGTATCTTCCAAGCTGCCAAGATTCTCTGACTTGTATACACTGTCTGTTGCCAGTGCAGATCCAAAATCTGTTTCTTCCAACAAAGCAGTCCATTTCACAAAGAGTTTTACCAAGTGGTTagttcatttgatatattttcaaATTTCTCCTTCCAGGGATGGAATGCCAGAATCCTCGTTTTGGCATGGAGCTATTGTACTACGCATGAGGTGTATCTATTGTaagcttgggttttcagtttgtacaagtggggatGCACgtcagaaaagaaaaaagattgtaCAAGTGGTGATCACAGTCCAATga
- the LOC131236261 gene encoding signal peptidase complex subunit 2-like has protein sequence MASNGSNSSPKTNPKKASLMDPHSIKHLLDESVSEIVTGRGHTEDVHLSNIRLLVGTVIIAIALVAQFYLKKFPENKDFLIGCIALYPSKPNSCTSLGEQIILFSMFLQCNLSIGNWIFLFFF, from the exons ATGGCGAGCAACGGCAGCAATTCATCTCCCAAAACCAACCCTAAAAAAGCTAGTCTGATGGATCCTCATTCCATCAAACACCTTCTCGACGAATCCGTCTCCGAG ATCGTCACCGGCCGAGGACACACCGAAGACGTGCATCTGAGCAACATCAGATTGCTTGTGGGAACGGTCATCATCGCCATTGCTCTCGTCGCGCAGTTCTACCTTAAGAAGTTCCCGGAAAACAAAGATTTCCTCATCGGATGCATCGCATTATATCCTTCAAAACCCAATTCTTGTACATCGCTCGGAGAACAAatcatcttattttcaatgtttttGCAGTGTAATCTATCTATTGgaaattggatttttttattttttttttaa